A part of Arthrobacter dokdonellae genomic DNA contains:
- a CDS encoding site-specific integrase has product MAKLPHDVYRWQQPTGRQNGLHEKDILDVMDITLATGTRIREALAIRWSDVDLAAEKPTVTVRRTIIDIRGKNRLKIQDHPKSANLRQGYFLPLFAFEMLRRRQADPVRQKVLDLVFPSSTLTIRDTNGFRKQ; this is encoded by the coding sequence GTGGCTAAACTTCCGCACGACGTCTACCGGTGGCAGCAGCCAACCGGACGCCAGAACGGACTGCACGAAAAGGACATCCTCGACGTCATGGACATCACGCTGGCCACCGGCACCCGGATCAGGGAGGCGCTGGCCATCCGGTGGTCCGACGTCGATCTGGCGGCCGAGAAGCCGACCGTCACCGTCCGCCGAACGATCATCGACATTCGGGGCAAGAACAGACTCAAGATCCAGGACCACCCCAAGAGCGCGAACTTACGGCAAGGCTACTTCCTGCCGCTCTTCGCCTTCGAGATGCTTCGCCGGCGCCAGGCCGATCCAGTTCGACAAAAGGTCCTTGACCTCGTATTCCCCTCAAGTACCCTGACCATTCGTGACACCAACGGTTTCCGAAAGCAATAG
- a CDS encoding PASTA domain-containing protein, translating into MPDLIGINYDSAIAQLVPYNAQITKITKISPQPPGTVIAQEPAAGNPFQTGIILTVSTSAPIVPDVVNSTFQDADQRLKGLGFQVVEVPILDGQRVDGLVLKQDPPAGTANAGRVTLQVVRHPVVTYLSDMNYVSSSVYSWQPGTGKSNGVSYAHGILVTLGGGNNLLTDFDLSRNYRVLNGTLGLSDNAPTDAAVMVEIVADGRILKHVTLTFGKPISINEDVAGVLRLGITMTATAKEADVVLGDFQLLGLPSEVNPAPSAGSSTDPNN; encoded by the coding sequence ATGCCCGACCTGATTGGGATTAACTATGATTCTGCAATAGCACAATTAGTACCCTACAACGCTCAAATCACGAAGATCACCAAGATCTCGCCACAGCCCCCCGGCACAGTCATTGCGCAGGAACCAGCTGCGGGAAATCCTTTTCAAACTGGAATAATTCTCACCGTTTCGACATCGGCTCCCATTGTTCCAGATGTCGTCAATTCAACCTTTCAAGACGCGGATCAAAGATTGAAGGGTTTGGGGTTTCAAGTGGTTGAAGTTCCGATACTTGATGGGCAGCGTGTTGATGGCCTAGTCCTAAAGCAGGACCCGCCGGCCGGCACGGCAAATGCGGGGCGGGTTACGCTGCAGGTCGTGAGACACCCAGTTGTCACCTATCTAAGTGATATGAATTATGTTTCTTCCAGTGTTTACAGTTGGCAACCTGGTACGGGTAAATCAAACGGCGTTTCTTATGCCCATGGTATATTAGTAACGTTGGGGGGCGGCAATAATCTTCTGACTGATTTTGATTTATCTCGAAACTACAGGGTACTTAATGGAACTCTAGGGTTGTCTGATAATGCACCAACTGATGCAGCCGTTATGGTCGAAATCGTGGCGGATGGCCGCATATTAAAACATGTTACGTTGACTTTTGGAAAACCAATTTCGATAAATGAAGACGTAGCCGGTGTTCTAAGGCTAGGAATTACGATGACAGCTACAGCCAAGGAAGCTGACGTTGTTTTGGGAGATTTTCAGCTTCTGGGTTTGCCGTCGGAGGTAAACCCAGCTCCGTCTGCGGGTTCCTCCACCGATCCAAATAATTAA